The genomic interval GCCTCCAACAGTCCCTGGCGGCTGCTCCCGAAACGCTGGCAACGTCGGTGATTGACGGCGTCGAGCATTATTTCGACGCCGGCGCGGACGGCGGTTCGGAGGCCGGCACGGAGGCCAGCAATGCCACGCCGGCGGCAGGACCGCGGATCGATCTGATCCAGTGCTACGACGAATACGTGATGGGCTATTCGGCAACCCGGCACTATCTGGGCGGCAGCGCTCCGGCGTTCCCGGTCGCCGGGGATCCGATGCATGTGGTGCTGCTGGACGGGCGGATGGCCGGCTGCTGGCGGCACACCATGTTCTCCGGCCGCTGTGAGCTTGATATCCGTCTGTCCGCTGCCGCGGACCGGGCCACGGAAGATGCCGTGCAGGACGCCGTGGACCGGTACGGGGCCTTCCTGGGGATCCCGGCCGCGCGTGTGGGCTCCGGGGTTAAGCTGGAAGGACACATATGAGAGGCGCTACACCGTGAACAGCTTGTTTTTCTGGATCATCATTCTGGCGTTCGTGATACCGATGGCGATGCGGATGTACCGGAAATCCGTGAACAAACGGAACCAGGAGCAGAGCTTTTCCGGGCGCTACCCCGAGCAGTTTCCAGGCGGCGGCCAGTACCCGGGCAGCGATCAGTACCCGGGGCCGCAGAACAAGCAGCCCCGTGACGGCTACACGCAGCAGGATTACATGAGTGGCGGCTTCCGGCAGATCATGAGCCCGCAGCCCCTGCCACCGAGCCAGCCGTTGCCGCCCATGCAGCCGATTCCTTCTGCGGATCAGCAGTTCCCGCCGTACGGCCAGCCGCAACCCAACGGCCAGCCGGTGCCGGAGCAGCGCGCGGAAGCACCGCAGCAGCCTGCCGCCCCCGGCATTCCCCTGCCGCCGTCGGGCCCGCAGGGATACCGTGCCCGCAAGCTGGCCGAACTCGACCAGCAGTACAGCAACGGCGAGCTGGCCATGGAGGACTACATGAAGCGCCGCTCCGATATCATGAACGGCTGATCGCTTAGTCAGCGCGAAAGGATCCTTCTATGGTTGTCAAGCGTGGCCGGGGTCTGGGTTTGCGGCGTTGAGTATTCGGTAGATCCGTCGGGCGAGATAGCGTTTCAGGCACCGGCGGATCTCCTTTTTTGTTCGTCCTTCGGCTTGGCGTTTCTGGACGTAGTCGATGGTGGCGGGCTCGAAGGTCATCCGGCTCAGGGCGATGATGTGCAGGGCTTTGTTCAGGGTTCTGTCGCCGCCGCGGTTGAGTCTGTGCCGGACGGTGTTCCCTGACGAGGCGTGGATAGGGCTGGCTCCGGCCAGGGACGCGAAGGCGGCCTCGGAATGGACGCGTCCCCGGTGGGACCAGACGCTCAGGCAGATGGCGGCCGTGACGGGACCGATCCCGGTCTCCTTGAGGAGGGGTGCGGCTTCGCTGATTTCGACCAGTCCGGTGATTTGGTCGTTGTTGGTTTTGATGTCCGCGTCGAGTTCGGTGATGTGTTTGGCCAGCCGGACTGCTTCGGCGCGGGCAACGGACTGAGCCAGCGGTTCTTCCCGGGCCCGCCAGCGGGAGGCTTCGGTGATCTGGGTTCCGGTCAAGGGTTTGCGCGCATCCAGGCCAAGGTCGTTGACCCGGAGCAGGGCGGTCAACGCGTTCACGCCCCGGGTACGGTCGGTGGTCATGGATTCCCGTGCGGTGACCAGGATCCGCAGGGCAGCTCGGACTCCTTCGTTCAGCCGTGGCTGGCGCAGTTGCTGCTCATCCAGGGGCAGGACGGCTGCGGCGATCCGGTGCGCGTCGAGCGGATCTGATTTGCCGACCCCGTGATGGGCTCGGGCATCCATGCGTGCGGCTTCGGCGACCGTGTAGCCGGCGGCGTCGACGGAACCGGCCAGCAGAGCGCCGTAGGAAGCAGCACCCTCGATCACCCACAAGGTCGCCAGATCAGCGCCGGTGCGGCGCGCGACCCAGGCGATTGCGCGGGTAATGCCGGCCCCGGTGGTGGGGAAGTCCCGGGTGGCGGTCAGCTCACCGGTGTTGCCGGTGATGATGGCGTAGACATGGTTCTTGGCGTGCGTATCGACGCCGACGACAAAAGGGCGGGAATGAGCAACGATAGTCATAGCGGTTCTGGCACCTTCCTCTATTCGCGGATATGGTCAGGGCCGTACACGGCCGGTACCAGTCCGGGTAGAGGTCACTTCGGAACAACACTGTGACGAGCCACGCCCCCAAAGAGGCGGACAACCTTCTGATCAAGTTACCGAGGTGGGCCGGGTGGTACCGGCCGCCACCCCGCGGATGGACAGATCCATTCAAAGACACCCCTTGCAGGGCCAAACACTTAATGAGTCACATCCCACGGGGCTGAACGGCCAATACCCACTCTGCCAGCCAGTCCCAGACCAGCCACTAAAATCCTCACAGACACTTGAGGCCCTGATTCCGGGGGCTCAAGTGTCCTCTCGCGTTTAATAGCAAGGGGCTCAAGTGTCCGTTCGGGCTTAGACGAGGAAGGTCTTTCGGAGTTGGACGCCGAGCTGGCCGATCTCGGTCAGGAAGCCGTCGTGGCCGATCGGGGCCTCAATAACGTGCACGTCCACGTCGCCCGGGAGCGCGTCAGCCAGTTCACGGGACTGGGACGGGAAGTACAGCCGGTCGCTGTCCACCGCAGCCACGAAGAACCTGGCGGTGGCCCGGCCCAAGGCCTCATTCAGCGAGCCCCGCCCGCGGCAGACGTCGTGGCTCATCAGGGCGTCGGTGATGGCGATGTAGCTGTTGGCATCAAAGCGCCGCACCAGCTTTTTGCCCTGGTGGTCCAGGTAGCTTTCCACCTGGTAGCGGCCCCGCTCCCCCAGCGCTGCCGCCTGGAACGGCGATTCCGGGTGCTGGGCCGAACGTCCGAAGCGGCCATGGAACTCCTCGGCGGAGCGGTAGGTGATGTGGGCGATGCGCCGTGCCAGGGCCAGGCCGTCCTCCGGCAGCGGACCGCCGTAGTAGTCGCCGTCGTTGAAATTGCTGTCCTGTCGGATGGCGAGCGTCTGCGCCTGGGCGAACGCGATCTGTTCGGCGGTGCTGGCGGCACCGATGGAGATAACGGCGCACCGCTGAACCCGTTCCGGGTAGGTGACCGCCCATTCCAGGGCCCGCGCGCCGCCCATGGAGCCGCCCAGCACGGCGTACCAGCTCGGGATGCCCAACTGGTCAGCCAGCCTGGCCTCGGCCGCCGTGGTGTCCCGCAGCGTTACCAAAGGGAATCGGGACCCCCACGGCTTGCCATCCGGGGCATCCGAGGACGGCCCGGTGGAACCGTAGCAGCCACCCACAATGTTGATGGAGACCACAAAGAACCGGTCCGTGTCCACCGGCGCACCGGGTCCGGCCAGCTGTTCCCACCAGCCGGGCTCGTCACTGTCGCCGCGGGTCACGTGCGTGCTTCCGGTCAGGGCGTGCTCAATCAGGACGGCGTTGGAGCCGTCCGCGTTGAGGGTTCCCCACGTTTCATAGCCGAGGGTGACTTCCGGGAGGTAACCGCCGGCTTCGAGCTCGAGTCCGCCGATGCTGGCGTACCGGACCACCCCGTTTCCGGGTGCTGCAGTACGGGAAATCGTAATCGTCATGGCAGGACCTTTTCTATGCGCTTGCCCACCGTCAATTGACCGGCAGGCCAGGTCCTCACCCGGGGCACCCCACCGCAAAAGAGGGTTGCCGGCCAGCAAGCCGGGGCTGTCGCTGGCACTCATGACCTGCTTCGAGTGTACGAACCGCCCCGGTCTATTGCTAAGCGTGTGACTGGTTATGACTTCGCGGGAGCACTTCTGCGGCCAGCCGGCCGCGTCCCTGCCAGGGTCCGCCGCGCCCTTGGCCGCCCGGAAATGTCCACTCGTGACGCAACGGGAATCCGGTAAGGCTACCCTTAGCTGAGAGCCGGATCACAAAGTGCCAAGATGATGGCATGCGCATGGATCACGTCTCTTACGCCTGTGAACAAGATGGCCTCGTTGCCACCACCGAACGTATTTCGTCCGCCCTCGGCGTTGAAGCCGTGAAGGGTGGCGTACACCCCCGGTTTGGAACCCGGAACATGATTATTCCCCTCGCGGGCCATAAGTACCTGGAAGTCGTGGAGGTCCTGAACCACCCGGCATCGGACAAGGCTCCCTTCGGGCAGGCTGTCCGGGCCCGGTCCGAAGCCGGCGGCGGCTGGATGGGCTGGTGCGTCGAAGTGGACGACCTCGCTCCGTTCGAAGACCGCCTGGGCCGTGCCGCCGTCAACGGCAACCGCAAGTTCCCGGACGGCCGCGAGCTGGTCTGGAAGCAGATCGGCATCCTGGGCCTGATCGCGGACCCCCAGGTCCCGTACATGCTCAAGTGGGAGGGCGACCCCGCCCTGCACCCGTCCAACGCCTATGAGAGCAACGTCAAGATGAGCTGCCTGACCATAGCCGGTTCCGCCGAACGCGTGACGGAATGGCTGGGCGAACCCGTCGAGAAGCCGCTGGAGGATGTGGCCGTTGACTGGGTGGCTCCGCATGGAACCCCGGGCATCCTGTCCGTAACCTTCGAAACCGCTACGGGAGCAGTCACCATCTGATTGCACGTTCAATAGCTTCGGCCGCCATCAGCGGGTGCCAATGATGCCACCCACCGATGGCGGCCGAATCCTTTTAAGGCCGGACCCGGTTCAGTTCACCTGTGCGGCACGGGAACCACGGCCGTCTTACCCCAGGCCCACAGCCCGGCCAAAGAGGCTGAAGCCAACGAATGCAACGATGTCCAACAGCGCATGCGCGATGACCAGCGGCATAATCCGCTTGGTTTTCGTGTAGAGCCAGGCGAAGACCACACCCATCACTGCATTGCCGATGAACGGCCCGAAGCCTTGGTAAAGGTGGTAGCTGCCGCGGAGCATCGAGCTGGTGAAGATGGCCAAGGGCATGCTCCAGCCGAACTTGCCTAAGCGGTCCACGAGGTAGCCCACCACAATGACTTCTTCCACCACGGCGTGCCGCAGGGCGGACAGGATCAGGACGGGAACTGTCCACCAGTACGAGTCGAGTGCGCTGGGGATGATGGCGGTGGTGATCCCCAGGGCACGTCCCGCGGCGTAGAGGCCCAGCGACGGGATCCCGATCAGCGCCGCGAGGCCAAAGCCCTGCAGCAGGTCACGGCCCGGCCGGGCGAAGTTGAACCCCAGCTTCCGGAAGGCGGACCCGCCTTGGGGGCTCACTCCGGCGCCGGATTGCCGCTGGTCCGTGAGGAAGTAGATGACCAGCAGCACGGGCACGAGGGCGAAAATGATGTCCAGCAGCTGGTAGGTGAGGTCGAAGTATTCGCGGGGGCTCTGTGACCGGTTCAGCGTGGACGTGCCTTCGGCCAGCGGTGCACGCGTCATCTTGTCCAGCAGCTGCACCACCGAGTAGACGGCGGACTGCCCCAGGGAAAGGCCCAGCACAATCCAGACTTCAATCCGCAGCCGACGGCGGGAGGGAACCAACATGGTTCCATCTTGCCCGTAGTTTCTGGTTCTTCGCTGATTGGGGCGTGGCCAGCTCGCTGGGGCTGACCAAAGTGAGAGAGCGTTCGCCAAAAACGCACCAAAAGTGAGAGAGCGTCCGGGGTTGGCGGCACCTATGCTTGGGGCTTATGAGCGCGCCAGGGAAAATCTTCATGATCCGGCACGGCCAGTCCGCGGCCAATGTCGATACGTCCATCTACAACAGGGTCCCGGACTACCGGATTCCGTTGACTCCCCTGGGCCTGGCGCAGGCCACGGCGGCCGGGGAACGGATCCGCCGCGAGCTGGACGGCCGCCAGGTCTGCGTTTATGTGTCGCCGTACCTGCGGGCGCACCAGACCCTGAAGGCACTCAACCTCGGCAATCTCACGGAACGGGTGATCGAAGAGCCGCGCCTCCGCGAGCAGGACTGGGCCAATTTCCAGATCACCGGCGATATCGAGGACCAGAAGGAACTCCGCAACGCCTACGGCCATTTCTTCTACCGGTTCCGGGAGGGCGAATCCGGCTCCGACGTCTACGACCGGATCTCATCCTTTATGGAGACGCTGTACCGGCACTGGTCCAAACCTGACTACGCCCCCAACACCCTGCTGGTGACCCACGGGCTCACCATGCGCCTGTTCTGCATGCGCTGGTTCCACTGGTCGGTGGAGTATTTCGAATCGCTCAACAACCCGGACAATGCCGCGGTGCGGACCCTCCTGCGCACCGACCTGGGCAAGTACGAACTCGATATTCCGTTCAGCCAGTGGGTGGACCGCCGGGTGGACGAGACCGTCCTGGATGCGCCGCCGGTGATCTTCTAGGGGTTGTTGCTGCTCGCCTAGTGCGGGGCCACGATCACTTCAGTGCCATTGGCTTCGAATGCTGCCTTGTCCTCGGCGGAGATTCCGGAGTCAGTGATCAGGCGGGTGAACGCGTAGCCGTCCATGGTGGCGAAGGCTCTGACGGCCACTTTGGAGGAGTCGGCCAGCACGTACGAGATCCGGGCCCGGCTGGCCAGCAGGGCATTCACGGAGGCTTCGCCCTCCCCAGTGTTGGTGGGACCGACCTCGGGGTCAATGCCGTTCACGCCGATAAAGGCGATGTCCATGACCACCTTCTGCATGATGATGTCGGTGTACGGTCCCACGAGTTCGTACGAGCGGGGGTTCAGGATGCCGCCGGTCACCATGACTTTGATGTTGGGGCGGACAGCCAACTGCGCAGCGATGTTGATGGCGTTGGTGACCACAGTCAGGGTGGACTGGTGGCCGGGAGCGTTGAGGTCCTCGCGCGTGGCCAGGATCTGAGCCAGGGCCGTGCTGGTGGTGCCGCCGCAGAGACCGATCACAGCGCCGGGAAAAATCAGAGCCGAGGCGGCCTGGGCGATCTGCTCCTTGGCTTCGGCGTGGTCGTCACGGTTGTACCGCCCGGGGAGGTCGTAGGCCAGGGCGCCGGTGGTGGCCCCGCCCCGGGTGCGGGTCAGCAGCCGCCGCTTGGCCAGGCTGTCCAGGTCCCGCCGCGCCGTGGCCGGCGAAACCGCAAGCTGGGAGACAATCTCCTCCACCTCCACTTGGCCGGTCTTGGCGAGAATGTCCAGGATGGCCGTCAGGCGGTCAGTGCGGGTCATGGGGGCCTCTCAGCGTCAAACAGTCACCAAAATATGACGTTATCTGATCATAACAGGCACAAATGATCACATCGCAATCACAAAGTGTGGCCCCTGCTTAGCGTGCCCGTACACCGGCCCGCCACACGGCGTACGTGAGCGGCATGCCCGGGCGGTAAGCGAGATGCGTTGCTGAGGGGGCGTTCAGCATGTGCAGGTCCGCACGATGCCCGACGGCGAGCGAACCCACCGCCCGTTCGCCGTCGGCGTCGTGCCCTGCCTCCCGGTGCAGCGCCAGCGCACCCCCATACGTTGCGGCGCGCACCGCTTCATGGACGCTCAGGCGCATCTGCAGCACGGCCGTCGCCACGTTGAACGCCATGGAACTGGTGTACGAGGTACCCGGATTGCAATTGGAGGCCAGCGCCACCTGCACGCCGGCGTCCAGCAGTTCACGCCCCGGGGCCAGCATCTGCCGGGTGGAGAGATCGCACGCGGGGAGGCAGGTTGCCACGGTTCCGCGGTCCCCCGTGCCGCTCTCCGGATTCCAGCCGGACCAGCTTTCCGCCAGCACCGCCACATCACGGGACGACAGGTAGTTCACGTGGTCCACGCTGGCTGCCCCTAGTTCCACCGCCAGCTGCACGCCGGGACCCTCGCCGAGCTGGTTGCCGTGGACGCGGATCCCCAGTCCGGCGGCCCGGCACGCCTCCAGCACACGGCGGGACTGCTCCGCCGTGAAGGCGCCTTCCTCGCAGAACACGTCCGCCCACCGGACGTACGGCCGGACGGCGTCAAGCATGGGCCCGCAGACGAGATCGGTGTAGGCCTCCGCATCGGTGCCCGCGGGGACAAGGTGGGCACCCAGGTAGGTGACCTCGTCTACGACAGTGGAGGCGATCCGGGCACTCCGGGCCTCGTGCTCAATATCCAGCCCGTAGCCCGTCTTGGTTTCGAGGTAGGTGGTGCCCTGCGATACAGCCTCGGACACACGCGCCATCGCCAGCCGGGTGAGGTCGAAATCGGACGCGCGCCGAGTGGCGTCCATGGTGACGGCGATGCCCCCGGCCGAATACGACTCCCCTGCCATCCGCGCCTCGAACTCCGCCGTGCGGTCGCCGGCGAAGACCAGGTGTGTGTGCGAATCCACCCAGCCCGGCAATACGGCCCGGCCGCCGGCGTCCACGGCGTCATCGGCCGCCGGCGCGTCCGCGGCGGAACCGAGCCAGGCGATCCGTTCGCCCTCGACCACCACGGCGGCATTCTTAAGGACGCGGTGTTCCAGGTCCTGGGTCATCAGCTCGGCGATGTTGGTGATCAGGGTGCTCATGGGTTCCATTGTTCAGCGCCGGACGGACCAGCGCGTGGCGGCCAGCGCCTCCGCTGTCCGGGATGCCGGATCGTGGGCCAAAGCGGCCGCCCGGCGCCCGGTGCCCTGTCCGGCCAGGATCTGCGCGGCGGCGAGCTCCGCCATGGCCGATGACGTCTGGAAACCGTAACCGCCCTGACCGGCCAGCCAGTAAAACCCGGGGGCCTCGGCGTCGAAACCGGCAACCGGGACGCCGTCGGCTGCCTCGGTCCGGAGCCCCGTCCACGCGCTCCGAACCCCGCGGATTCCCAACGTGGTCAGCTCGTTCAGCTTCACGATCAGCCGCTCGACATCGCCGGGCCTCGGCCTGGCGTCCTCGGGTCCGCTGGGCACCGTTTCCGACGGCGAGATCAGCACCTCGGTGCCCTCCCGGCGGAAATAGAACGTGTGGTCGGCTGCCGCCACCATGGGGCTGTGCCCTGGCAGTGGATGTTCGACGTCGACAATCGCCGCAATGCGCCGGTACGGCTGCAGCCCGAGCTTCTCCACGCCGCTGATCACGGCGATTTCATCGGCCCAGGCGCCGGCCGCATTGACCAGCACACCGGCTTCGAAGGCTTCCTGCCCGGCGCCGACCTCCCAGCCCGAGCCCAGCCGCTGGGCGGAATGTACGCGTGCGCCGGTGATGATGTCGGCGCCGGCGGCCTCAGCCCGCAGGCGGTGGTCTGCCAGCAAAAGGGGCGCGTTGCAGCCGAAGGATCCGGTGTCCAGGCCTGCGGCGGAGAAAGACCCGGGCACCAGCGCAGGGCACAGCTCCAGTGCCCGTTCATGCGTGATGGCATTCATGTGGCCGCTGCTCTCGGCGCGGACGGATTCCTCCGTGCCGATCAGCATAAAACTTCGCGGCGTCAGGACAGGTTCAGGCAGCTGGGCGTCCCGGGCCCCGATCAGTTCCAGGGTCCGGACCGTGAGCTCCCGCACCACGTCCGGGCCGTAACTGGGAATGAGCTGGCGGGCGGAGCGGGAGGACGTGTGGTACGCCAGCTCCTGCTCCGCCTCCACCAGCGCCACGCTGCAGCTGCCCGCGAGCGCGGACGCCAGGGACAGGCCGGCGATGCCGCCACCCACAATCAGGACGTCGTAGTGTGCTGCCATGGCTCCATCCTTGCAGAGTTGCCCTGCGGCCGCGCCGGTCCTGCTCTGTAAGGTTTAGCCCCGCTGGGTTAACCCGGCTGGGTTAACCTGCTACCGCGGCACGGCTGGCGACGAACGCACGCACGCACGCTTCGACGTCGTCCGCTGAGTGCGATGCTGAAAGCTGCACGCGGATCCGGGCGGCGCCGCGCGGGACCACCGGGAAGCTGAAGGCGGTGACAAAGACGCCGTGCTGGAGCATCTGGTCCGCCACCTTGGCGGCCATTACGGCGTCCCCGAACATCACGGGGACAATCGCATGTTCGCCGTCGAGGAGTTCAAAACCTTCTTCGGTCATCCGGCGGCGGAACAGCCGGGCGTTCTCGAAGAGACGGGTCCGCAGGTCACCGGAATTCTCCACCAGGTCAAGGGCCTTGACGGTGGCGGCGACGATCGCGGGGGCCAGGGAATTGGAAAACAGGTACGGGCGCGCTTTCTGGCGGAGCATGGCCACCACTTCACTGCGGCCGGACACGTAACCGCCGGACGCGCCGCCCAGGGCCTTGCCGAACGTTCCGGTGTAGATGTCCACGCGCTGGGACACGCCTGCGTGCTCGGGGGTTCCGGCACCGGTGGCACCCATAAAGCCGACGGCGTGGGAATCGTCCACCATCACCAGGGCGTCGTGCTTCTCGGCGAGGTCGCAGATGGCCTCCAGCGGTGCCAGGTAGCCGTCCATGGAGAACACGCCGTCGGTGACGATGATCTTGCGCCGCGCATCCTTCGCTTCGACGAGCTTTGCCTCGAGGTCCGCCATGTCCTGGTTGGCGTAGCGGAACCGCTGGGCCTTGCAGAGCCGGATTCCGTCGATGATGGAGGCGTGGTTCAGGGCATCGGAGATGATGGCATCCTCCGGCCCGAAGAGGGATTCGAAGACCCCTCCGTTGGCGTCAAAGCAGCTGGAGAACAGGATGGTGTCCTCGGTCCCGAGGAACCTGGACACGCGGGCCTCCAGCTCCAGGTGCAGGTCCTGGGTGCCGCAGATGAAGCGGACGCTGGCCATGCCGAAGCCCCGTGAGTCCATGGCCGCTTTGGCCGCGGCGATGATGTCCGGGTGGTCCGCGAGGCCCAGGTAGTTGTTGGCGCAGAAGTTCAGGACGGTGGCGCCGGGCTGGCCGATCTGCCCTGCTGTGATGTGGCTGGACTGCGGGGAGTTGATGCTGCGTTCGGTTTTGAAGAGCCCGGCGGTACGGATGTCGTCCAGCTCAGCCTGCAGCTGGTCCTTGATGGAGGTGTACATGGTGCTCCTTAGAGTTCGGTCCAGTCGAGGACAACTTTTCCGCCGACGCCGGCGCGGGCGGTGGCGAAGCCTTTTTCCCATTCTGCGGCGGGCAGCTTGTCCGTCACTACCGCTGAGATGCCGGCGTGCAGCACGGGGTTGGAGGAGAGCAT from Pseudarthrobacter sp. SSS035 carries:
- a CDS encoding DeoR/GlpR family DNA-binding transcription regulator; this translates as MTRTDRLTAILDILAKTGQVEVEEIVSQLAVSPATARRDLDSLAKRRLLTRTRGGATTGALAYDLPGRYNRDDHAEAKEQIAQAASALIFPGAVIGLCGGTTSTALAQILATREDLNAPGHQSTLTVVTNAINIAAQLAVRPNIKVMVTGGILNPRSYELVGPYTDIIMQKVVMDIAFIGVNGIDPEVGPTNTGEGEASVNALLASRARISYVLADSSKVAVRAFATMDGYAFTRLITDSGISAEDKAAFEANGTEVIVAPH
- a CDS encoding homoserine O-acetyltransferase, which encodes MTITISRTAAPGNGVVRYASIGGLELEAGGYLPEVTLGYETWGTLNADGSNAVLIEHALTGSTHVTRGDSDEPGWWEQLAGPGAPVDTDRFFVVSINIVGGCYGSTGPSSDAPDGKPWGSRFPLVTLRDTTAAEARLADQLGIPSWYAVLGGSMGGARALEWAVTYPERVQRCAVISIGAASTAEQIAFAQAQTLAIRQDSNFNDGDYYGGPLPEDGLALARRIAHITYRSAEEFHGRFGRSAQHPESPFQAAALGERGRYQVESYLDHQGKKLVRRFDANSYIAITDALMSHDVCRGRGSLNEALGRATARFFVAAVDSDRLYFPSQSRELADALPGDVDVHVIEAPIGHDGFLTEIGQLGVQLRKTFLV
- a CDS encoding IS110 family transposase, with the translated sequence MTIVAHSRPFVVGVDTHAKNHVYAIITGNTGELTATRDFPTTGAGITRAIAWVARRTGADLATLWVIEGAASYGALLAGSVDAAGYTVAEAARMDARAHHGVGKSDPLDAHRIAAAVLPLDEQQLRQPRLNEGVRAALRILVTARESMTTDRTRGVNALTALLRVNDLGLDARKPLTGTQITEASRWRAREEPLAQSVARAEAVRLAKHITELDADIKTNNDQITGLVEISEAAPLLKETGIGPVTAAICLSVWSHRGRVHSEAAFASLAGASPIHASSGNTVRHRLNRGGDRTLNKALHIIALSRMTFEPATIDYVQKRQAEGRTKKEIRRCLKRYLARRIYRILNAANPDPGHA
- a CDS encoding VOC family protein; translation: MRMDHVSYACEQDGLVATTERISSALGVEAVKGGVHPRFGTRNMIIPLAGHKYLEVVEVLNHPASDKAPFGQAVRARSEAGGGWMGWCVEVDDLAPFEDRLGRAAVNGNRKFPDGRELVWKQIGILGLIADPQVPYMLKWEGDPALHPSNAYESNVKMSCLTIAGSAERVTEWLGEPVEKPLEDVAVDWVAPHGTPGILSVTFETATGAVTI
- a CDS encoding glycine C-acetyltransferase; translated protein: MYTSIKDQLQAELDDIRTAGLFKTERSINSPQSSHITAGQIGQPGATVLNFCANNYLGLADHPDIIAAAKAAMDSRGFGMASVRFICGTQDLHLELEARVSRFLGTEDTILFSSCFDANGGVFESLFGPEDAIISDALNHASIIDGIRLCKAQRFRYANQDMADLEAKLVEAKDARRKIIVTDGVFSMDGYLAPLEAICDLAEKHDALVMVDDSHAVGFMGATGAGTPEHAGVSQRVDIYTGTFGKALGGASGGYVSGRSEVVAMLRQKARPYLFSNSLAPAIVAATVKALDLVENSGDLRTRLFENARLFRRRMTEEGFELLDGEHAIVPVMFGDAVMAAKVADQMLQHGVFVTAFSFPVVPRGAARIRVQLSASHSADDVEACVRAFVASRAAVAG
- a CDS encoding histidine phosphatase family protein, with product MSAPGKIFMIRHGQSAANVDTSIYNRVPDYRIPLTPLGLAQATAAGERIRRELDGRQVCVYVSPYLRAHQTLKALNLGNLTERVIEEPRLREQDWANFQITGDIEDQKELRNAYGHFFYRFREGESGSDVYDRISSFMETLYRHWSKPDYAPNTLLVTHGLTMRLFCMRWFHWSVEYFESLNNPDNAAVRTLLRTDLGKYELDIPFSQWVDRRVDETVLDAPPVIF
- the hutI gene encoding imidazolonepropionase; protein product: MSTLITNIAELMTQDLEHRVLKNAAVVVEGERIAWLGSAADAPAADDAVDAGGRAVLPGWVDSHTHLVFAGDRTAEFEARMAGESYSAGGIAVTMDATRRASDFDLTRLAMARVSEAVSQGTTYLETKTGYGLDIEHEARSARIASTVVDEVTYLGAHLVPAGTDAEAYTDLVCGPMLDAVRPYVRWADVFCEEGAFTAEQSRRVLEACRAAGLGIRVHGNQLGEGPGVQLAVELGAASVDHVNYLSSRDVAVLAESWSGWNPESGTGDRGTVATCLPACDLSTRQMLAPGRELLDAGVQVALASNCNPGTSYTSSMAFNVATAVLQMRLSVHEAVRAATYGGALALHREAGHDADGERAVGSLAVGHRADLHMLNAPSATHLAYRPGMPLTYAVWRAGVRAR
- a CDS encoding FAD-binding oxidoreductase; the encoded protein is MAAHYDVLIVGGGIAGLSLASALAGSCSVALVEAEQELAYHTSSRSARQLIPSYGPDVVRELTVRTLELIGARDAQLPEPVLTPRSFMLIGTEESVRAESSGHMNAITHERALELCPALVPGSFSAAGLDTGSFGCNAPLLLADHRLRAEAAGADIITGARVHSAQRLGSGWEVGAGQEAFEAGVLVNAAGAWADEIAVISGVEKLGLQPYRRIAAIVDVEHPLPGHSPMVAAADHTFYFRREGTEVLISPSETVPSGPEDARPRPGDVERLIVKLNELTTLGIRGVRSAWTGLRTEAADGVPVAGFDAEAPGFYWLAGQGGYGFQTSSAMAELAAAQILAGQGTGRRAAALAHDPASRTAEALAATRWSVRR
- a CDS encoding CPBP family intramembrane glutamic endopeptidase, which encodes MLVPSRRRLRIEVWIVLGLSLGQSAVYSVVQLLDKMTRAPLAEGTSTLNRSQSPREYFDLTYQLLDIIFALVPVLLVIYFLTDQRQSGAGVSPQGGSAFRKLGFNFARPGRDLLQGFGLAALIGIPSLGLYAAGRALGITTAIIPSALDSYWWTVPVLILSALRHAVVEEVIVVGYLVDRLGKFGWSMPLAIFTSSMLRGSYHLYQGFGPFIGNAVMGVVFAWLYTKTKRIMPLVIAHALLDIVAFVGFSLFGRAVGLG